Proteins encoded within one genomic window of Lysinibacillus louembei:
- a CDS encoding lmo1851 family serine protease: MDEQQRTEEQVNIQPQPEKPAGKYIRIKPFKFIMLMFLTILVTAGLTIFALTFGEEKIVEVKVPIERTEFKQLYDAFDELKENYYVEIDDEEVIHGAINGMFDALGDPYSDYMNSEEAAHFNESLSSSFQGIGAEIQERDGYIMVVSPIKNSPAEKAGILPKDLILSVNGESVKGLSASEAVLLIRGEKGTSVTLMIQRGDEEPIEMKLVRDDIPIETVHGEMGDDKIAHIQISSFSEQTAEEVARSLAGFEQQGMKGVVLDVRQNPGGYLTAALDISNFFVPEGKPILLIQGRTGDPEAMVAEGGKKFDVPVTVLIDEGSASASEILAGALQESAGAKVVGKTSFGKGTVQTVADLPDGANLKFTTSKWLTPNGTWINEKGIEPDVDVDTAPYASLPYIDPKEELKLEVNSKLVNAAEQMLEVLGYQVGTVDNLFDEETEAAVKEFQKASELEETGILTGKTTYALMDALREKLRADDPQLLKAKSLLTGKEPTTEETTDKE, translated from the coding sequence ATGGATGAACAACAACGAACTGAGGAACAGGTAAACATACAGCCGCAGCCTGAGAAGCCTGCTGGTAAATATATACGAATTAAGCCGTTTAAATTTATTATGCTGATGTTCCTGACAATTTTAGTAACAGCAGGGTTAACGATTTTTGCTTTAACATTTGGGGAAGAAAAGATAGTGGAAGTTAAAGTACCTATTGAACGTACAGAATTTAAACAGCTTTATGATGCATTTGATGAATTAAAAGAAAATTATTATGTTGAAATAGATGATGAGGAAGTCATTCATGGTGCAATTAACGGAATGTTTGATGCGCTTGGCGATCCGTATTCAGACTATATGAACAGCGAAGAAGCTGCACACTTTAATGAAAGCTTATCTTCAAGCTTCCAAGGAATTGGTGCGGAAATTCAAGAGCGAGATGGCTACATTATGGTCGTATCACCAATTAAAAACTCGCCTGCTGAAAAAGCGGGAATTTTACCAAAGGATTTAATTTTATCCGTTAATGGTGAAAGCGTAAAAGGCTTGAGCGCCTCAGAGGCAGTTTTACTAATTCGGGGTGAAAAAGGTACATCTGTGACGCTAATGATTCAGCGTGGAGATGAAGAGCCAATCGAAATGAAGCTAGTCCGTGATGATATTCCAATCGAAACAGTACATGGCGAAATGGGCGATGATAAAATTGCTCATATTCAAATTTCATCATTTAGTGAGCAAACAGCTGAAGAAGTGGCACGTAGCTTAGCTGGATTTGAGCAACAAGGGATGAAAGGTGTCGTGCTAGATGTGCGCCAAAACCCAGGGGGCTATTTAACAGCAGCGCTAGATATTTCAAACTTCTTTGTACCAGAGGGCAAGCCAATTTTATTAATTCAAGGTCGCACAGGAGACCCTGAGGCAATGGTTGCAGAAGGTGGCAAGAAATTCGATGTTCCTGTTACAGTACTAATTGATGAAGGTAGTGCATCTGCCTCTGAAATTTTAGCAGGCGCATTACAGGAGTCAGCTGGTGCGAAAGTTGTCGGTAAAACATCATTCGGTAAAGGAACTGTACAAACAGTGGCTGATTTACCAGATGGTGCGAACTTGAAATTTACGACGAGTAAATGGCTAACGCCGAATGGCACTTGGATTAATGAAAAAGGTATTGAGCCAGATGTTGATGTAGATACGGCACCATATGCTTCATTGCCATACATTGATCCAAAGGAAGAGCTAAAATTAGAAGTAAACTCGAAGCTTGTCAATGCAGCTGAGCAAATGCTTGAAGTGCTAGGCTATCAAGTAGGCACAGTAGATAATCTGTTTGATGAAGAGACAGAGGCTGCTGTCAAGGAGTTCCAAAAAGCAAGTGAGCTAGAGGAAACGGGTATTTTAACAGGCAAAACAACGTATGCCTTAATGGATGCTTTACGTGAAAAATTACGCGCAGATGATCCGCAGCTATTAAAAGCGAAAAGCTTATTAACTGGCAAAGAGCCAACAACGGAAGAAACAACAGATAAAGAATAA
- a CDS encoding DUF2238 domain-containing protein, with amino-acid sequence MKVNKIHSALLVIVAIVLLWSAIRPFSYTSWLVEVGPAVVIIIILLITYSKFRFTTFSYCIIAFLSILTFIGGHYTYEEVPLFNWLQEEFHLKRNNYDRFGHFFKGLIAIVLREILLHFTPLTRGAWLSTISVSIVLAIAALYEILEWLSTKIAPHSKTSKDFLGMQGDKWDAQWDMTFAFLGAILATLLLSHFHDRMLQKKRV; translated from the coding sequence CTGAAGGTGAATAAAATACATAGCGCGTTATTAGTTATTGTCGCAATTGTTTTACTATGGTCAGCGATTCGACCATTTTCCTATACAAGTTGGCTTGTTGAAGTAGGCCCTGCTGTAGTGATAATCATTATTTTACTAATCACTTACTCTAAATTTCGCTTTACGACATTCTCCTACTGCATCATTGCCTTTTTATCGATTCTTACATTTATTGGTGGTCATTATACGTATGAGGAGGTTCCTTTGTTCAATTGGTTACAGGAGGAATTTCATTTAAAGCGTAATAACTATGACCGATTTGGTCATTTTTTTAAAGGGCTTATTGCCATTGTCCTGCGTGAAATATTATTGCATTTTACACCACTAACGCGAGGAGCTTGGCTATCAACGATTTCAGTTAGTATAGTGTTAGCGATCGCGGCTCTTTATGAAATACTTGAATGGCTGAGCACAAAAATTGCGCCACATAGTAAAACATCGAAGGATTTCCTCGGCATGCAGGGCGATAAATGGGATGCTCAGTGGGACATGACATTTGCCTTTTTAGGAGCGATTTTAGCTACTTTATTGCTAAGCCACTTTCATGACCGTATGTTACAAAAAAAGCGAGTGTAA
- a CDS encoding immunoglobulin-like domain-containing protein: protein MKKLFLIVTAIYLALAGCSQKQKDSTEEPTKFEAINNLDGVTMIAKEGAVSATGLTVILENNSDKEITYGADFLLEKKIKGKWYQVPFAIGGNHAFTDIGYSLASFNVREVEIDWGWLYGSLDHGEYRIAKEIVDFRNAGGYDKYHLVAEFTVE from the coding sequence TTGAAAAAACTTTTTTTAATAGTGACAGCAATATACCTTGCATTAGCTGGCTGTTCTCAAAAACAAAAAGATTCAACAGAAGAACCGACAAAATTCGAAGCAATCAACAATCTTGACGGCGTAACGATGATTGCCAAGGAGGGAGCAGTATCTGCTACTGGCTTGACAGTCATCCTTGAAAATAACTCTGACAAGGAAATTACCTACGGTGCAGATTTTTTATTGGAAAAGAAAATCAAAGGGAAATGGTACCAAGTTCCATTTGCAATAGGGGGAAATCATGCTTTTACGGATATTGGTTATAGCTTAGCTTCGTTTAATGTAAGAGAAGTGGAAATTGATTGGGGTTGGCTCTATGGAAGCCTAGATCATGGTGAGTATCGTATAGCGAAAGAAATAGTGGATTTTAGAAACGCTGGGGGCTATGATAAATATCATTTGGTTGCTGAGTTTACCGTGGAGTGA
- the deoD gene encoding purine-nucleoside phosphorylase, which translates to MSIHINANQGEIADIVLLPGDPLRAKYIAETFLEDVTCYNEVRNMFGFTGTYKGKRISVQGTGMGVPSISIYVNELMAEYGVQKLIRVGTCGAIQQDVKVRDVILAQAATTDSKMNEIIFNGIDYAPIANFDLLLNAYNAGKEAGLSLKVGNVMTADMFYSEENQNEKLARYGVLAVEMEAAALYTLAAKYGRQALAILTVSDHILTGEVTSAEERQLTFNDMIVVALEAAIQE; encoded by the coding sequence ATGAGTATTCATATTAATGCAAATCAAGGTGAAATCGCAGACATCGTATTACTTCCAGGAGATCCTTTGCGTGCAAAGTACATCGCTGAGACATTTTTAGAGGATGTAACATGCTATAACGAAGTGCGTAACATGTTCGGCTTTACAGGTACTTATAAAGGTAAGCGCATATCTGTTCAAGGGACAGGCATGGGTGTGCCATCGATTTCAATTTATGTGAATGAGTTAATGGCAGAGTACGGTGTGCAAAAATTAATTCGTGTAGGTACTTGTGGCGCTATCCAACAAGACGTAAAAGTGCGTGATGTTATTTTAGCACAAGCTGCAACAACAGATTCGAAAATGAACGAAATCATTTTCAACGGTATTGACTATGCACCAATCGCAAACTTCGATTTATTATTAAATGCATACAATGCAGGAAAAGAAGCTGGCTTAAGCTTAAAAGTAGGAAATGTTATGACTGCTGACATGTTCTACTCAGAAGAAAACCAAAACGAAAAATTAGCACGCTATGGTGTATTAGCTGTTGAAATGGAAGCAGCTGCACTTTACACATTAGCTGCAAAATACGGTCGCCAAGCATTAGCAATTTTAACGGTTTCTGACCATATTTTAACAGGTGAAGTAACATCAGCAGAAGAACGCCAATTGACTTTCAATGATATGATTGTTGTGGCGCTTGAAGCAGCGATTCAAGAGTAA
- a CDS encoding YozE family protein, with protein MKKSFYSYILTYRGGAANDAKAQFAEASFHDSSFPKMSTSFEELSQYIEMQGDDLLSASTFDELWSLYEEKYSE; from the coding sequence TTGAAAAAATCATTTTATTCTTACATTTTAACATACCGTGGGGGAGCTGCGAATGACGCAAAGGCGCAGTTTGCAGAAGCTAGCTTTCATGACTCCAGCTTTCCTAAAATGTCGACATCTTTTGAGGAATTATCACAATATATTGAAATGCAAGGCGATGATCTTTTATCAGCCTCAACATTTGATGAACTATGGTCTTTATATGAAGAAAAATATAGTGAATAA
- a CDS encoding methyl-accepting chemotaxis protein, with the protein MKKVPKAKLFTKRKTKRQEQDPVDRKKKARFYQLIRGRVLLIFSLLLAIIFAMQLLSYTNITKLQTSLRDFADENLQQQIQINNLASDIAKLSSHEQTYLITGKEEILQDYEKSKTSISTNLDELQVILANHEEAANTLASIKQLYTVYLTHSQNMIDTRTKYGFENAQKLMQNGGGQSLKAYIDDYSVQLIALLETENEKLIKELESYANNSKISFLFLAIIAMALTITSGYILFKSIRRNTHSINTSILDIASTGGDLTRRVRVKTNDEFAQIADSTNLLIQSISTLIKRVSGLAENVSGSSQELMALADENARMIDSIANSTHDIASDSNTIIQKMGQAAQSMQLLEQAIHDLNVEAAEVRQASEEMRTVARNGSESVNHSANVMMDIEETMANTTTTVEALGKKSGEITSIISTITGIAEQTNLLALNAAIEAARAGEHGKGFAVVADEVRKLAEQSQSAAKEVTGIISSIQTEVKSIIAQNHEGVQSVIRGVEVANETNASLDKILQQTERTSEIISRMAEKINGTLDYSDAVSSSFVEVNAIAEHTAFRTETSASAAMQGSASMEEINAAASELATQADDLRSVVGEFKI; encoded by the coding sequence TTGAAAAAAGTACCCAAAGCAAAATTATTTACAAAACGAAAAACGAAGCGTCAAGAGCAGGACCCAGTTGATCGCAAAAAGAAAGCAAGATTTTATCAGCTTATTCGCGGACGAGTATTGTTAATTTTCTCGCTATTATTAGCTATTATTTTCGCTATGCAATTGCTATCGTATACTAATATTACTAAATTACAAACAAGCTTGCGAGATTTTGCTGACGAAAATTTGCAGCAGCAAATTCAAATTAATAATTTAGCAAGCGATATTGCGAAGCTGTCGAGTCATGAACAAACATATTTGATTACAGGAAAAGAAGAAATTTTGCAGGACTACGAAAAATCGAAAACAAGCATTAGCACGAATCTCGATGAGCTACAAGTGATTTTGGCTAATCATGAGGAGGCTGCCAATACCCTCGCTTCCATCAAGCAGCTTTACACCGTTTATTTAACACATTCTCAAAACATGATTGATACACGTACAAAATACGGCTTTGAAAATGCGCAAAAGTTAATGCAAAACGGTGGTGGACAATCATTAAAGGCTTATATTGATGATTATTCTGTGCAATTAATCGCTTTATTAGAAACAGAAAATGAAAAATTGATTAAAGAATTAGAGAGCTATGCCAATAATTCTAAAATATCCTTTTTATTTTTAGCGATTATTGCGATGGCTTTGACGATTACATCTGGTTACATATTGTTTAAATCCATTCGTCGCAATACGCATTCCATTAATACATCCATTTTGGATATTGCCAGCACAGGCGGTGATTTAACAAGACGTGTACGCGTGAAAACAAATGATGAATTTGCTCAAATTGCCGATTCAACTAACCTATTAATTCAATCTATTTCGACACTTATTAAGCGCGTTTCTGGCTTAGCAGAAAATGTTTCAGGCAGCTCTCAGGAGTTGATGGCATTGGCAGATGAAAATGCACGTATGATTGATTCGATTGCCAATTCTACACACGATATTGCTAGCGATAGCAATACAATCATTCAGAAAATGGGACAGGCGGCACAAAGCATGCAGCTGCTTGAACAAGCCATTCATGACTTAAATGTCGAAGCTGCTGAGGTACGACAGGCTTCTGAGGAGATGCGCACTGTCGCACGTAATGGTAGTGAATCAGTGAACCACTCCGCAAATGTTATGATGGATATTGAAGAAACGATGGCTAACACAACGACAACGGTGGAGGCACTCGGTAAAAAATCTGGTGAAATCACTTCCATTATTAGCACAATTACAGGCATTGCTGAGCAAACAAATTTACTTGCTTTAAATGCGGCGATTGAGGCGGCGAGAGCTGGTGAGCATGGCAAAGGCTTTGCAGTTGTGGCAGATGAGGTACGCAAGCTAGCTGAGCAATCGCAAAGTGCGGCGAAGGAAGTTACAGGTATTATTTCTTCTATTCAAACTGAAGTGAAATCGATTATCGCACAAAACCACGAAGGCGTACAATCCGTTATTCGCGGTGTTGAAGTGGCAAACGAAACGAACGCTTCACTTGATAAAATTTTACAGCAGACAGAGCGTACGTCAGAAATTATTAGTCGTATGGCTGAAAAAATCAATGGTACATTGGACTATAGCGATGCGGTTAGCTCTTCCTTTGTTGAAGTAAATGCTATCGCTGAGCATACTGCCTTTAGAACGGAAACAAGCGCTTCTGCTGCTATGCAGGGCTCCGCATCTATGGAGGAAATCAATGCTGCCGCTTCTGAATTAGCGACACAGGCAGATGATTTACGTAGCGTTGTTGGGGAATTTAAAATATAA
- the msrB gene encoding peptide-methionine (R)-S-oxide reductase MsrB has product MNKEQRLKELTEMQYYVTQEQGTEPPYRNEYDQHFNTGIYVDIVSGEPLFSSLDKFDAGCGWPSFAKPLEVEEVTEHFDTSHGMRRVEVRSKTADSHLGHVFPDGPQELGGLRYCINSAALRFIPVEELEAQGYGKYKALFE; this is encoded by the coding sequence ATGAATAAAGAGCAGCGTTTAAAGGAATTAACGGAAATGCAATATTATGTAACGCAGGAGCAAGGCACAGAGCCACCATATCGCAACGAATATGACCAGCATTTTAACACAGGTATTTATGTGGATATCGTATCAGGTGAGCCGCTTTTTTCCTCGCTGGATAAATTTGATGCAGGCTGTGGCTGGCCAAGCTTTGCTAAACCGTTAGAGGTAGAGGAAGTAACCGAGCATTTCGATACATCGCATGGCATGCGCCGCGTAGAAGTGCGCAGCAAAACAGCAGATTCACATTTAGGACATGTTTTCCCAGATGGCCCGCAAGAGTTAGGCGGTTTGCGTTACTGCATCAATTCCGCAGCACTACGCTTTATCCCTGTGGAAGAGCTAGAGGCGCAAGGCTACGGGAAATATAAGGCATTGTTTGAATAA
- the msrA gene encoding peptide-methionine (S)-S-oxide reductase MsrA — MVQYATFAGGCFWCMVKPFDEVPGIEAVVSGYTGGHVENPTYEQVCSETTGHLEAVQITFDPAVYPYEKLVELYWTLIDPTDAGGQFYDRGESYTTAIFYHNEEQREIAERSKAALQASGKFKQPIAVKILPAKPFYAAETYHQHYYKKNPAHYERYAIGSGRVAFKEQHWGERHE; from the coding sequence ATGGTGCAATATGCAACGTTTGCAGGTGGGTGTTTTTGGTGCATGGTCAAGCCATTTGATGAAGTACCAGGAATTGAGGCGGTTGTTTCGGGTTATACAGGGGGACATGTCGAAAATCCAACATACGAGCAAGTTTGCTCAGAGACAACGGGACATTTAGAGGCAGTGCAAATTACGTTTGACCCAGCCGTATATCCTTACGAAAAGCTTGTAGAGCTCTATTGGACTTTGATTGACCCAACAGACGCAGGCGGACAGTTTTACGATCGTGGCGAATCGTATACGACAGCAATTTTTTATCATAATGAGGAACAGCGTGAAATCGCAGAGCGCTCGAAAGCAGCATTACAAGCATCGGGCAAATTCAAACAGCCGATCGCGGTAAAAATTTTGCCAGCAAAGCCATTTTATGCGGCGGAAACGTATCATCAGCATTATTATAAGAAAAACCCTGCTCATTATGAGCGCTACGCCATCGGCTCAGGGCGGGTAGCCTTTAAAGAACAGCATTGGGGGGAAAGACATGAATAA
- a CDS encoding YpmS family protein → MNKWKVAFFLLAGAVLFTVVFIVYMATSKVEERAIPEQAQVTGHVLTVQTTAKEFEAIAKKYMGKGPLGKSPIPVEMEVNEQVQLFSELIVFGITVPISMDFEPIVSDGNIRLKQTEVNVGKLNIPPSTVLKLMKDAIEFPDWMIVRPNEEEIYVDLSRINIASGSRVRAKEIDLANDKILLDIIIPAEEVK, encoded by the coding sequence ATGAATAAATGGAAAGTCGCCTTTTTTTTACTAGCAGGAGCAGTACTTTTCACAGTCGTTTTTATCGTATATATGGCGACTTCAAAGGTGGAGGAACGTGCAATTCCAGAGCAGGCGCAAGTAACCGGGCATGTGCTGACGGTGCAGACAACAGCGAAGGAATTTGAAGCAATTGCGAAAAAATATATGGGCAAAGGACCACTAGGGAAATCACCAATCCCTGTTGAAATGGAAGTAAACGAGCAAGTGCAGCTTTTTAGTGAGCTAATTGTATTCGGTATTACAGTACCTATTTCAATGGATTTTGAGCCGATTGTCAGCGATGGCAATATTCGATTAAAGCAAACAGAGGTGAATGTAGGGAAATTAAATATTCCACCATCGACTGTTTTAAAGCTGATGAAGGATGCGATTGAATTCCCTGACTGGATGATTGTCAGACCGAATGAAGAGGAAATTTATGTGGATTTATCGCGCATTAACATTGCCTCAGGCTCAAGAGTGCGTGCAAAGGAAATTGATTTAGCGAATGATAAAATATTGTTAGATATCATTATTCCAGCAGAAGAGGTGAAATAA
- a CDS encoding GDSL-type esterase/lipase family protein, with protein sequence MKFWLSMLCCCLLLSACTVTVDEPETSPEEYEKSLGTTSVPIPIDDALYIEKAQKEGIIEKLGDIFQLDWLTRKEIDAQDIQYLALGDSLTDGVGDEYMRQGYTERLVEQLEKWPAITTITLDNRGKKGRRSDQLLRLLEKGHYDKELEAANLVTLTMGGNDVMKIVKTDIFSLKKEMFDEERVNFQHNYEQIVKEIRARNPEVPLILIGFYNPFSIVVDETTPFEEIIVEWNNDVRELAAQDDNACFVPVLDLFHTNEDLVYHTDFFHPNAKGYERMTERIVAAMKECDIEEMSDGLIGFEE encoded by the coding sequence ATGAAGTTTTGGTTAAGCATGTTATGTTGTTGCTTATTATTGTCTGCTTGTACAGTGACGGTCGATGAGCCTGAAACATCTCCAGAGGAATATGAAAAATCACTTGGTACGACAAGTGTACCTATACCGATAGATGATGCGCTTTATATCGAGAAAGCGCAAAAAGAGGGCATTATAGAAAAGCTAGGTGATATTTTTCAGCTAGATTGGCTGACTAGAAAAGAAATTGATGCACAGGATATTCAATATCTTGCACTAGGCGATTCTTTAACGGATGGTGTTGGGGATGAATATATGCGTCAAGGCTATACGGAGCGCTTAGTGGAACAGCTTGAAAAATGGCCTGCAATTACGACGATTACGCTAGATAATCGCGGTAAAAAGGGCAGACGTAGTGATCAGCTGCTACGACTTTTGGAAAAAGGGCACTATGATAAGGAATTAGAGGCTGCTAATTTGGTTACGCTAACAATGGGTGGCAATGATGTAATGAAAATTGTCAAAACCGATATATTTTCTTTAAAAAAGGAAATGTTTGATGAGGAAAGAGTCAACTTTCAACATAATTATGAGCAAATTGTTAAAGAAATACGTGCACGTAATCCAGAGGTGCCGCTCATTTTAATTGGTTTTTACAATCCCTTTTCAATTGTAGTAGATGAAACGACACCATTTGAAGAAATTATTGTAGAGTGGAATAATGACGTAAGGGAGCTAGCGGCACAGGATGATAATGCCTGCTTTGTCCCCGTGCTAGATTTATTTCATACGAATGAGGATTTAGTGTATCATACGGATTTCTTCCATCCGAATGCGAAGGGCTATGAGCGCATGACAGAGCGCATTGTAGCTGCTATGAAAGAGTGCGATATTGAGGAAATGTCAGATGGTTTGATTGGATTTGAGGAGTGA